A single window of Scyliorhinus canicula chromosome 30, sScyCan1.1, whole genome shotgun sequence DNA harbors:
- the LOC119958597 gene encoding nascent polypeptide-associated complex subunit alpha, muscle-specific form-like, whose product NGTSAASLSRQLEAKEADKTHQDEALMSAAISLICEWAQRVLMRQFDTVVDLARFLVKEHLISPRTKNAAVVMEEVMTENILQSQKDPKLRQRPKNAGQESEEKTQDPQPKQTEGPKGAKPNSPSGKEDRPGPKRVKQTTAADVDSVINRYPPIWPKTQVKKLLAISTASCVAQPAVPVRMCTPVPLAMPPGSNSAGLVAAGPLPLLKKVTVILPGSVWLPGQEGGGRPPPKIEERTCGPKADRTTSCHPPKSSAAAPHKRPASPPGEKQASKRKRGRPRKVVGGQQLQEGSAGAAAGGAKGATITRPAAGSTGPPESSTPNLPLASPAPKPPNAAAAILSPPPAPSSPMDCSGKPAAPDVPTARLDPQPRKNIGPSEPRARKTSVIRPVWPTGRAGGWRTRSPTHTTPNDHQ is encoded by the exons AATGGGACGTCTGCTGCTTCTCTGTCTCGACAGCTGGAAGCCAAGGAGGCGGACAAGACGCACCAGGACGAGGCGCTGATGTCGGCCGCCATCAGCCTGATCTGCGAGTGGGCCCAGCGGGTGCTAATGCGGCAATTCGACACCGTGGTGGACCTGGCCCGTTTCCTGGTCAAGGAGCACCTCATCAGCCCCAGGACTAAGAACGCCGCCGTGGTGATGGAGGAGGTGATGACTG AAAACATACTGCAGTCACAGAAGGACCCGAAGCTGCGGCAGAGGCCGAAGAACGCAGGGCAAGAGAGCGAGGAGAAAACGCAGGATCCGCAG CCCAAACAGACGGAGGGGCCCAAAGGGGCGAAGCCAAACTCCCCGAGCGGGAAGGAAGATCGGCCGGGACCAAAGCGAGTGAAGCAGACGACCGCGGCGGACGTGGACAGTGTGATAAACCGCTACCCACCCATCTGGCCCAAGACCCAGGTAAAGAAGCTGCTGGCCATCTCGACAGCGTCCTGCGTTGCCCAGCCTGCCGTGCCCGTCAGGATGTGCACCCCGGTGCCCCTCGCTATGCCACCGGGATCCAACAGCGCCGGGCTTGTGGCCGCCGGGCCCCTCCCCCTGCTCAAGAAGGTTACGGTCATCCTCCCCGGCTCGGTTTGGCTCCCAGGGCAGGAGGGAGGAGGCCGCCCGCCGCCCAAGATCGAGGAGCGAACATGCGGTCCCAAGGCCGACAGGACCACCAGCTGCCACCCGCCGAAGAGCTCCGCCGCCGCCCCTCACAAGCGGCCCGCCAGCCCGCCGGGGGAGAAGCAGGCCTCCAAGAGGAAGCGGGGACGCCCgcggaaggtggtgggggggcagcagctgcaggaaggtTCCGCGGGAGCGGCGGCCGGCGGTGCCAAGGGGGCTACGATCACCCGCCCCGCTGCGGGCAGCACGGGCCCGCCTGAGAGCTCTACCCCGAACCTCCCCCTCGCGTCGCCCGCACCGAAGCCTCCAAACGCCGCCGCCGCCATCCTCTCGCCGCCCcctgccccctcttcccccatggACTGCTCTGGCAAACCAGCGGCCCCCGACGTGCCCACCGCCCGGCTCGACCCGCAGCCCCGAAAGAACATTGGACCCTCAGAGCCGCGGGCTCGCAAGACCTCCGTCATCAGGCCAGTTTGGCCAACGGGGAGGGCCGGGGGCTGGAGGACGCGGTCACCAACGCACACGACACCCAACGATCACCAGTGA